From a single Oceaniferula flava genomic region:
- the trpB gene encoding tryptophan synthase subunit beta, with product MATTDTTQQLPDAHGHFGTYGGMFVPETLMDPMQVLAAEYEKAKADPEFQKELDYLLRQYCGRPTPLYYAERWTEKLGGAKIYLKREDLLHTGAHKINNAIGQILLAKRLGKKRIIAETGAGQHGVATATVCARFGMECIVYMGQVDMERQALNVARMELLGAKVVPVTAGQATLKEAVNEALRDWVSSVEHTHYILGSALGSHPFPMMVRDFHRVIGLEAREQILEQEGRLPDLLVACVGGGSNAIGLFHPFINDTDVKLMGVEAGGDGIVPERHAARFQGGKLGVLQGSKTWLLANDDGQIELTHSISAGLDYAAVGPEHAYLKDIGRAEYDYATDDEALAAFKQLAETEGILPALESSHAMAHVIKVAPNMPKDSVIIANLSGRGDKDVEQAAKYLLQG from the coding sequence GTGGCTACGACTGATACTACCCAGCAACTCCCGGATGCTCACGGGCATTTTGGCACCTACGGCGGCATGTTTGTGCCGGAGACCCTCATGGACCCGATGCAAGTTCTTGCAGCGGAGTATGAAAAAGCAAAGGCTGATCCTGAGTTTCAGAAGGAACTCGATTATCTGCTGCGGCAATATTGCGGCCGCCCGACACCACTTTACTACGCCGAGCGATGGACGGAAAAACTCGGGGGTGCAAAAATCTACCTCAAGCGCGAGGACCTGCTGCACACCGGAGCTCACAAGATCAACAATGCCATCGGCCAGATTCTGTTGGCCAAACGTCTAGGCAAAAAACGCATCATTGCCGAGACCGGTGCCGGTCAGCATGGTGTGGCCACCGCGACCGTCTGCGCCCGCTTCGGCATGGAGTGCATCGTTTACATGGGGCAGGTGGACATGGAACGCCAGGCTCTCAACGTGGCTCGCATGGAGCTGTTAGGGGCGAAAGTGGTGCCCGTCACTGCCGGACAAGCCACCCTCAAGGAGGCGGTGAACGAAGCCTTGCGCGATTGGGTTTCCTCCGTCGAGCACACCCACTATATCCTTGGTTCAGCCTTGGGATCGCATCCGTTTCCGATGATGGTGCGTGATTTTCACCGGGTCATTGGCCTGGAAGCGCGCGAGCAAATTCTCGAACAAGAAGGACGACTGCCTGATTTGTTAGTCGCCTGTGTCGGTGGCGGATCCAATGCCATCGGCCTGTTCCATCCCTTCATCAACGATACGGATGTCAAACTCATGGGGGTCGAAGCAGGGGGCGATGGGATTGTTCCCGAGCGCCACGCCGCACGTTTCCAAGGAGGCAAACTCGGTGTGCTTCAAGGGTCGAAAACGTGGTTGTTGGCTAACGACGACGGACAGATCGAGCTGACACACTCGATCAGCGCCGGTCTCGACTACGCGGCAGTGGGTCCCGAGCATGCTTACCTCAAGGACATCGGTCGTGCCGAATACGATTACGCCACAGACGATGAAGCCTTGGCGGCATTCAAGCAGCTCGCTGAAACCGAGGGGATTCTTCCGGCGCTGGAAAGTTCACATGCGATGGCCCACGTCATCAAAGTGGCTCCTAACATGCCTAAGGACAGCGTCATCATTGCCAATCTATCAGGCCGTGGTGACAAGGACGTCGAGCAAGCGGCGAAATACCTGCTGCAGGGCTGA
- a CDS encoding phytoene/squalene synthase family protein, whose product MNPLGKTILKDVSRSFYLSMRLLPKGMREPISLGYLLARASDTLADTEELDPELRSEMLDGFVKALTDDQRAPWLARLAEEVIPRQKHEGEKVLLQNMEGVFRWLDALDESPSSTAEVVHYASPEESQSLAAQQHAAILRVMGHILHGQKLDIERFELRDDFRFTLDAELEEYCYLVAGCVGEFWTEIGFISLPNFSKVDAAKMNRWGANYGKGLQLINILRDLPNDLRAGRCYLPGMESIEPEAIMEESRRWRERARMYLADGASYAHALNHRRTRTATALPGMIGARTLDLLDRADWSTLESGVKISRSEVYRCAWDALWLPI is encoded by the coding sequence ATGAATCCGCTCGGTAAAACCATCCTGAAGGACGTCTCGAGATCGTTTTACTTGAGCATGCGTCTGCTGCCGAAGGGAATGCGCGAGCCGATTAGTCTGGGCTATCTCTTGGCGCGAGCCAGCGACACGCTGGCAGATACCGAGGAGCTCGATCCGGAGCTTCGGTCGGAGATGTTAGACGGTTTTGTCAAGGCACTGACTGATGATCAACGGGCCCCTTGGCTGGCGCGACTCGCCGAGGAGGTGATTCCGCGGCAGAAGCATGAGGGGGAGAAAGTTTTGTTGCAGAACATGGAGGGCGTTTTCCGCTGGTTGGATGCGCTCGACGAGTCCCCGTCTTCCACGGCGGAGGTGGTCCATTACGCATCGCCTGAGGAAAGCCAAAGTCTCGCCGCACAGCAGCACGCGGCTATCTTGCGCGTGATGGGGCATATTTTGCATGGGCAAAAACTTGATATTGAACGCTTCGAGTTGCGCGACGATTTTCGTTTCACCCTCGATGCGGAGTTAGAGGAATACTGCTACCTGGTCGCCGGCTGCGTCGGAGAGTTCTGGACGGAGATCGGTTTCATCTCACTGCCCAACTTTTCCAAAGTCGATGCCGCCAAGATGAATCGATGGGGCGCGAATTACGGCAAGGGGCTGCAGCTCATCAATATCCTGCGTGACCTACCCAATGATCTGCGCGCGGGTCGTTGTTACCTGCCCGGGATGGAGTCGATCGAACCAGAGGCCATCATGGAGGAATCGCGACGTTGGCGTGAGCGCGCTCGCATGTATCTCGCAGACGGCGCCTCATACGCTCATGCGCTCAACCATCGGCGCACCCGCACCGCCACCGCTCTGCCGGGCATGATCGGTGCGCGAACCTTGGATTTATTGGATCGCGCCGATTGGTCGACCTTGGAATCGGGTGTGAAAATCTCGAGAAGCGAGGTTTATCGCTGTGCCTGGGATGCACTTTGGCTGCCAATCTGA
- a CDS encoding TetR/AcrR family transcriptional regulator, giving the protein MASPAKERLIESAIHVFAEGGYRGGKVADIVKGADANIAAVNYHFGSKDRLFVEALRQAHAEANRVYPSKGGLPSDAPAEEKIASIARAILRRSLDQGKAGDFNRIMARTMQVPGSPVEMILKEVRGLELTYLEQVLKGLLATESKPIIEWGKSIFLQLATLVSKRPAPVSDLFPENPSPEQIEAMVEVQVGVILAALKSLPNEFPN; this is encoded by the coding sequence ATGGCGTCACCAGCAAAAGAAAGGCTCATCGAGAGCGCGATCCACGTGTTCGCGGAGGGTGGCTATCGCGGTGGCAAGGTGGCTGATATCGTCAAGGGGGCGGATGCCAACATCGCCGCGGTGAATTATCACTTTGGCTCGAAGGACCGTTTATTTGTCGAAGCACTGCGCCAGGCCCATGCGGAAGCGAACCGCGTTTATCCGAGCAAGGGCGGGCTGCCTAGCGATGCCCCGGCGGAGGAGAAAATCGCCTCGATTGCTCGGGCCATCCTGCGCCGATCGCTCGATCAGGGCAAGGCGGGGGACTTTAATCGGATCATGGCGCGCACCATGCAGGTGCCGGGATCTCCGGTGGAGATGATTCTCAAAGAAGTGAGGGGGCTGGAGCTGACTTATCTCGAGCAGGTGCTGAAGGGTTTGTTAGCGACCGAATCAAAACCGATCATTGAGTGGGGAAAATCAATATTTCTGCAGTTGGCGACGCTTGTTAGCAAACGGCCCGCGCCGGTGAGCGATCTTTTTCCTGAAAACCCGAGCCCTGAACAAATCGAAGCCATGGTGGAGGTGCAAGTGGGAGTGATCCTTGCCGCACTGAAATCACTCCCCAACGAATTTCCTAACTAA
- a CDS encoding LpxI family protein, translated as MPRTIGIISGSGIYPEEFMAAARAKGGDVRLIMAAFKGETREELAAEADESAWFRVGQLGKMIKFLRKQGATEAVMVGQIAPRNLFDLRPDVRTMMLLARLKQKNAESIFGAIAEELSKDGITLLPATTFLEDIMPAAGHVCGPALDASALEDAEYGFKIAKETSRLDIGQTVVVRNGTVLAVEAFEGTNACIRRGGELGKGKEITLAKVSKPNQDFRFDVPVIGPDTVKNCARSGVRTIAIEAEKTLMLAGDEVRAMCNDQQVSIIALS; from the coding sequence ATGCCCCGCACCATCGGCATCATCTCAGGCTCCGGCATCTATCCGGAGGAGTTTATGGCGGCCGCCCGCGCCAAAGGCGGCGATGTCCGCCTGATCATGGCGGCGTTCAAAGGCGAAACCCGCGAGGAGCTGGCTGCTGAGGCCGACGAGAGCGCGTGGTTTCGGGTCGGTCAGCTGGGGAAAATGATCAAGTTCCTCCGCAAGCAGGGGGCGACGGAAGCGGTGATGGTCGGTCAAATCGCTCCGCGAAATTTATTCGATCTTCGCCCGGATGTGCGGACGATGATGCTGTTGGCGCGGCTGAAGCAGAAGAATGCGGAATCGATTTTCGGCGCCATTGCCGAGGAGTTGTCCAAGGACGGCATCACTCTGCTGCCGGCGACCACATTCTTGGAAGATATCATGCCTGCCGCCGGCCACGTTTGCGGGCCGGCACTCGATGCCAGTGCGCTGGAGGATGCCGAGTATGGGTTTAAAATTGCCAAGGAAACCAGCCGACTCGATATCGGCCAGACTGTGGTGGTTAGAAATGGCACGGTGCTGGCCGTGGAGGCTTTTGAAGGAACCAACGCCTGCATTCGCCGGGGTGGGGAGCTGGGAAAAGGCAAGGAGATCACCTTGGCCAAAGTTTCCAAGCCAAATCAAGACTTCCGCTTTGATGTTCCGGTGATCGGTCCGGATACGGTGAAAAATTGTGCCCGCTCCGGAGTGCGCACCATCGCCATTGAGGCGGAAAAGACACTCATGCTGGCTGGCGATGAAGTGCGGGCGATGTGCAATGACCAGCAGGTGAGCATCATCGCTCTCAGCTGA